One Deltaproteobacteria bacterium genomic window carries:
- a CDS encoding cytochrome c oxidase subunit 3 family protein has product MAEHAAAVAHQFDDAEQQRGAAELGMWIFLATEVMFFGGMFTAFTAYRWLYPAAFAHASRHLDVLLGGTNTIVLIGSSLTMVLAVHGAREGHRRSLLVCLALTMLLGGVFLGIKAIEWTHKWEDGLVPGLRFTLTGADAGPQELFFFLYFAMTGVHALHLIIGIGVVGVILALAWRGHYTAEYHNPVEVTGLYWHFVDIVWIFLLPMLYLIGRHGP; this is encoded by the coding sequence ATGGCTGAGCACGCCGCCGCGGTCGCCCACCAGTTCGACGACGCCGAGCAGCAGCGCGGCGCGGCCGAGCTCGGCATGTGGATCTTCCTCGCCACCGAGGTGATGTTCTTCGGCGGCATGTTCACCGCCTTCACCGCCTACCGCTGGCTCTACCCGGCAGCCTTTGCGCACGCGAGCCGCCACCTCGACGTGCTCCTCGGCGGCACCAACACCATCGTGCTCATCGGCTCGAGCCTCACCATGGTGCTGGCGGTGCACGGCGCGCGCGAAGGGCACCGCCGCTCGCTGCTCGTCTGCCTCGCGCTCACCATGCTCCTGGGCGGCGTCTTCCTCGGCATCAAGGCGATCGAGTGGACGCACAAGTGGGAGGACGGGCTCGTGCCCGGCCTCCGCTTCACGCTGACGGGCGCCGATGCCGGGCCCCAGGAACTCTTCTTCTTCCTCTATTTCGCGATGACGGGCGTGCACGCGCTCCACCTGATCATCGGGATCGGCGTGGTGGGCGTGATCCTCGCGCTCGCCTGGCGCGGCCACTACACGGCGGAGTACCACAACCCGGTCGAGGTGACCGGGCTCTACTGGCACTTCGTCGACATCGTGTGGATCTTCCTCCTCCCCATGCTCTACCTGATCGGACGCCATGGCCCGTAG